One genomic region from Neospora caninum Liverpool complete genome, chromosome V encodes:
- a CDS encoding putative regulator of chromosome condensation → MESTPVENKAMETVPRSEPGDGRAAPHEASVAEASGVRTETPEQSTPGGGARLGDGGSLEPPEEKEGSQGNSTASASEPEWRCPICLVVNASTDLTCPCCEGPKPGIAPVSSASGRASSGASPFAPTAGSGFHLVSSVSASAFPQVGEASGAARRSEGFRPDLSSAPGFSAGPVRIGENVSLCTTQPFVFGQSGCAVGATAAVEEKKRRPSGFVPVLPASSPESKEEQTSPHNVATCDGDKTAADGEKENENAEEKEERERLAVRLVKPVEAEGKKSVQVPTAQVFMFGSGEMDQMPFWVGVEEEEDREVVKPRRVTDFDGKPVVRAASGAMHSAVLTADGRCWTFGCSDGGALGRGDDLGDDALSPAVVPVGGSVSAVACGDSHTAFLTRHGRLYLAGTYRDSYGALGFPDFAGAASGGAPAFIAHHALPALVFSGFDRPRISQVACGENHTAALEAGGGAFYVWGSNEFGQLGVSSSRSASSAAQAGDSTDAQVAPQGGEAALRDKLEFLRPMRRTLAEVPAAIPDRLVQHIFCGRCTTFLALGSAASGDEAKDERNGDVGIAREEREEVERALLGCGRNSQGEVGCGSAEGPVVDHFVEVKKLRNTPLKFVGGGQFFSVALRTDGLLYTWGQSDFTGHGCSKSYGMVEEPQILEKLERHPLRWVQCGSDHCVAVTEAGCLYTWGAGQNFQLGNGQDVEIRPSRHAWPSSSLLKRRTPIPTPLVVSCVDVTEAHGGSQHSMVLCWSGEYATENAEEEDQEVTARRKRQRPDTDEEEEDDAERESKRRRSSALETCAEAAAPGALRASDAAQVSSAENGEKAATSEETAVSKQGRDAVKAEAVAPAAAEGAEAELGGGRTAERTGDASQEPAETGSLDDEKGASGVSPSGGNKRPRSAKKGEKDAKGEEDKREAEEEAGEGQEEKNAAEEAADEQDAAPSGTADEEPEEDVEVDLTESVGGRKPSKRRLSVRPGSAAAATPRAQSRGGRGLGAQDRRSGRHAEKTETGRGESQAKKAPAGRPAAKARAAPSGGKGKAAAAEAKKGGRAGAAAAKREEKSTGTRGKRDSLRPQSRARAEKAKPEKKGRQKVAGKKEDGKAPAKRATKTTAKAAPKRAAKGTKSASSGVSVKKTIQKKTERPKTPTPKRASGKAAAKKRPHSR, encoded by the exons ATGGAGTCCACACCAGTGGAGAACAAAGCGATGGAAACGGTTCCTCGCTCGGAGCCGGGGGACGGGCGCGCAGCGCCGCACGAGGCGTCGGTGGCCGAAGCCTCCGGTGTACGCACGGAGACGCCTGAGCAGTCGACTCCAGGGGGGGGAGCGAGGCTGGGAGACGGCGGATCTCTGGAGCctccagaagagaaagaaggctcGCAGGGCAACTCAACTGCGTCGGCGTCCGAGCCCGAGTGGCGATGCCCCATCTGCCTCGTCGTCAACGCCTCCACAGACCTAACCTGTCCTTGTTGTGAAGGACCGAAACCTGGAATTGCCCCTGTT TCGTCTGCTTCGGGGCGCGCGTCGAGTGGAGCGTCTCCGTTTGCCCCTACGGCGGGTTCGGGTTTCCACCTCGTCTcgagcgtctctgcttcagcCTTCCCGCAGGTTGGGGAGGCGTCTGGAgccgcgcgaagaagcgagggctTTCGCCCCGACCTGTCCAGCGCGCCCGGCTTTTCTGCTGGGCCGGTGCGAATCGGCgaaaacgtttctctctgcaccACACAGCCGTTCGTTTTCGGGCAGAGCGGCTGCGCAGTCGGCGCGACAGCTGCGgtcgaggagaagaagagacggcctTCAGGCTTCGTCCCCGTcttgcctgcgtcttccccaGAGAGCAAGGAAGAACAAACCTCTCCCCACAACGTGGCAACCTgcgacggagacaagacggctgcggacggcgagaaagagaacgagaatgccgaggagaaagaggagcgcgagaggtTGGCGGTGAGGCTGGTGAAGCCCGTGGAGGCTGAGGGGAAGAAGTCTGTGCAAGTCCCGACTGCGCAGGTGTTCATGTTCGGCTCGGGAGAGATGGACCAAATGCCCTTTTGGGTCGgcgtcgaagaagaagaagatcgGGAAGTTGTGAAGCCGCGACGCGTCACGGATTTCGACGGTAAACCCGTCGTCCGAGCAGCGAGCGGCGCAATGCACTCAGCTGTCTTGACAGCTGACGGCCGCTGCTGGACGTTCGGGTGTAGCGACGGCGGAGCTCTCGGCCGAGGCGACGACctcggcgacgacgcgctTTCGCCAG CGGTTGTGCCTGTCGGCGGTTCAGTGAGCGCAGTCGCGTGCGGCGACAGTCACACGGCCTTCCTCACGCGACACGGCAGACTCTACCTGGCAGGGACGTATCGG GATTCGTACGGCGCCCTGGGCTTCCCCGACTTTGCCGGCGCAGCCAGCGGCGGAGCGCCGGCGTTCATCGCGCACCACGCACTCCctgctctcgtcttctctgggTTCGATCGCCCGCGCATTTCCCAAGTG GCGTGCGGAGAGAACCACACGGCGGCGTTGGAGGCCGGCGGGGGAGCCTTCTACGTGTGGGGTAGCAACGAGTTCGGTCaactcggcgtctcctcctcgaGGTCGGCGTCCTCAGCTGCGCAGGCTGGCGACTCGACAGACGCGCAAGTCGCCCCgcagggcggcgaggcggcgctgaGAGACAAACTGGAGTTTCTGCGACCGATGCGGCGCACGCTCGCGGAAGTCCCTGCCGCGATTCCCGACCGCCTTGTCCAGCACATCTTTTGCGGAAGATGCACaaccttcctcgccctcggctcGGCCGCAAGcggggacgaggcgaaggacgagcGAAACGGCGACGTGGGCATcgcccgagaggagagggaagaagtcGAGCGCGCGCTTCTCGGATGCGGCCGAAACAGCCAGGGAGAAGTGGGCTGCGGTAGCGCAGAGGGACCGGTCGTGGATCACTTTGTCGAGGTGAAAAAACTGCGAAACACGCCGCTGAAATTCGTCGGCGGGGGAcagttcttctccgtcgccctccGCACGGACGGCCTCCTGTACACCTGGGGGCAAAGCGACTTCACAG GCCACGGCTGCTCGAAGAGCTACGGCATGGTGGAGGAACCTCAGATTCTGGAGAAACTGGAAAGACACCCGCTGCGCTGGGTGCAGTGCGGCAGCGATCACTGCGTCGCAGTCACGGAGgcggggtgtctgtacacctgggGCGCGGGCCAGAACTTCCAGCTGGGAAACGGCCAAGACGTGGAAATCCGCC CGTCGCGCCACGCCtggccgtcttcgtcgctgctcaAGAGACGCACGCCGATCCCCACACCGCTGGTGGTGTCTTGTGTGGATGTGACTGAG GCGCACGGCGGTTCGCAGCACAGCATGGTCCTGTGCTGGAGCGGCGAGTACGcgacggaaaacgcggaggaggaagaccAGGAGGTAACGGCGAGGCGCAAACGCCAGCGCCCCGAcaccgacgaagaagaagaagacgacgccgagagagagtcgAAAAGAAGAC GCTCGTCAGCGCTGGAAACCTGCGCGGAGGCAGCCGCGCCAGGCGCTTTGCGTGCGAGCGACGCCGCGCAGGTTTCCAGCgcggagaacggcgagaaggcggcgacgagcgaAGAGACCGCCGTCTcgaaacagggaagagacgcggtGAAGGCGGAGGCTGTCGCGCCTGCCGCGGCCGAGGGAGCAGAAGCTGAGCTCGGCGGGGGAAGGACCGCTGAGAGAACGGGCGACGCGTCGCAGGAGCCTGCAGAGACCGGAAGTCTCGACGACGAAAAGGGAGCGAGCGGCGTGTCCCCGAGCGGAGGCAACAAGCGACCGCGCtctgcgaagaaaggagagaaggacgcgaagggagaggaggacaagagagaagcggaagaggaggcaggggaggggcaggaagagaagaacgcagcGGAGGAGGCCGCGGACGAGCAAGACGCTGCGCCGTCGGGCACTGCGGACGAAGAACCGGAAGAGGACGTGGAAGTGGATCTCACGGAGAGTGTCGGAGGGCGGAAACCGAGCAAGAGAAGGCTGTCGGTTCGTCCGGGAAGTGCAGCTGCGGCGACTCCGCGCGCGCAGTCCCGCGGCGGCCGCGGCCTGGGGGCTCAGGACAGGCGGTCGGGGCGACacgcggagaaaacggagacagggcggggCGAgtcgcaggcgaagaaggcgcccgCAGGCCGcccggcggcgaaggcgcgcgcggctccaagtggaggaaaaggcaaggctgcagccgcggaggcgaagaagggcggTCGGGCCGGCGCGGCagcagcgaagcgagaagagaagtcgACAGGCACGCggggcaagagagacagtttGCGTCCGCAGtcgcgagcgcgcgcggagaaagcgaagcccgagaagaaagggcgGCAGAAAGTGgccgggaagaaggaagacggcaaggctccagcgaagagagcgacgaagaccactgcgaaggcggcgccgaaACGAGCAGCGAAGGggacgaagagcgcgagTTCGGGAGTCAGCGTGAAGAAAACGAtccagaaaaagacagaaagaccGAAAACGCCGACGCCGAAGAGAGCTAGTGGGAAGGCCGCAGCAAAGAAACGGCCACACAGTCGATAG